One stretch of Croceibacterium atlanticum DNA includes these proteins:
- a CDS encoding demethoxyubiquinone hydroxylase family protein, with translation MKDHSEMIRVDQAGEFGATRIYAGQLAVLGERGPHAAEIRGMADQEEQHRAAFDALMARRRVRPTALQPFWSVAGYALGAGTALLGPEAAMACTAAVEEEIDRHYTSQLEQLEQDGDDPELADMISRFRDEEREHRDAALAAGAEQAPAYPLLSGAIRLGCRVAIRLAEKI, from the coding sequence ATGAAAGACCATTCCGAAATGATCCGCGTGGACCAGGCGGGAGAGTTCGGCGCAACGCGCATCTATGCCGGGCAGCTTGCCGTTTTGGGCGAACGCGGCCCGCACGCCGCCGAAATTCGCGGCATGGCCGATCAGGAAGAACAGCACCGGGCCGCATTCGATGCGCTGATGGCCCGGCGGCGGGTGCGCCCCACCGCGCTGCAACCCTTCTGGTCCGTTGCCGGCTATGCGCTGGGCGCCGGAACCGCGCTTCTCGGCCCGGAAGCCGCCATGGCCTGCACCGCCGCGGTGGAGGAAGAGATTGACCGTCATTACACAAGCCAGCTGGAACAGCTGGAACAGGACGGAGACGATCCCGAACTGGCGGACATGATAAGCCGCTTCCGTGACGAGGAGCGGGAACACCGCGATGCCGCGCTGGCTGCGGGTGCGGAACAGGCACCGGCCTATCCCCTGCTGTCCGGCGCCATTCGCCTGGGTTGCCGCGTGGCAATCAGGCTGGCGGAGAAAATCTAG
- a CDS encoding S41 family peptidase: MKLARNFVGPLRAAALVTAVALLPATTAGFAEVDSRASPEFAKLFATYQRIKSSYVEPVEDDVLIRGAIDGMLAALDPHSSYLDGTALERLETMIDGNYQGLGISVQMDDGAVKVVSPFKGSPAEKAGIKAGDYITHLNGKLIYGLELDAAVEQMRGPAGTSIDLTIFRPGRDEPLEVTVKRGLIELEPVTWELKAGNLGVISVNEFSRDVGRDVNEAIEDLRMQAAGKLNGLVLDLRKNPGGSLDEAVALSDLFLSDGQIVSQRGRTRRDTVYYDAETYYRGDAAEGVPMIVLIDAGSASASEIVAGALQDQHRALIMGERSFGKGSVQTLLPLARDAALKLTTARYYTPSGRSVQEGGIDPDIRVPQLSDPDAVKREQYALRESDLRGHLVNEIGLEDEELEGDTKPDPRFSATAEELEKQGIEDFQLDYALKTLRHARGAAAMAARN; the protein is encoded by the coding sequence ATGAAACTCGCCCGGAATTTCGTTGGGCCCTTGCGCGCGGCGGCGCTTGTCACCGCAGTTGCGCTTCTGCCGGCCACCACTGCCGGTTTTGCCGAAGTCGACAGCCGGGCTTCACCGGAATTCGCGAAGCTGTTTGCGACTTATCAGCGAATCAAGTCGAGCTATGTCGAACCGGTGGAGGATGATGTCCTGATACGCGGCGCGATCGATGGCATGTTGGCCGCGCTCGATCCGCATTCCTCCTATCTGGATGGCACGGCGCTCGAACGGCTCGAAACGATGATTGACGGCAATTATCAGGGCCTCGGCATTTCGGTGCAGATGGATGATGGTGCAGTAAAGGTCGTTTCCCCCTTCAAGGGCAGCCCGGCGGAAAAGGCCGGGATCAAGGCGGGCGATTACATCACCCATCTCAACGGCAAATTGATCTATGGCCTCGAACTGGATGCCGCTGTCGAACAGATGCGTGGCCCGGCGGGCACTTCCATCGACCTGACCATTTTCCGCCCCGGCCGGGACGAACCGCTGGAAGTTACCGTCAAGCGCGGCCTGATCGAGCTTGAGCCGGTCACTTGGGAATTGAAGGCCGGGAATCTCGGCGTCATCTCCGTCAATGAATTCAGCCGCGATGTCGGCCGCGACGTGAACGAGGCGATCGAGGATCTGCGCATGCAGGCCGCAGGCAAGCTCAATGGCCTGGTGCTTGATCTGCGGAAGAATCCGGGCGGTTCGCTGGATGAAGCCGTGGCGTTGAGCGACCTGTTCCTGTCCGACGGTCAGATCGTGTCCCAGCGCGGGCGCACTCGCCGCGATACGGTCTATTACGATGCCGAAACCTATTATCGCGGCGATGCGGCGGAAGGCGTGCCGATGATCGTGCTGATCGATGCAGGCTCCGCCTCTGCCAGCGAAATCGTGGCAGGTGCACTGCAGGACCAGCATCGCGCCCTGATCATGGGTGAACGCAGTTTCGGCAAGGGCAGCGTGCAGACGCTGCTGCCGCTGGCCCGCGATGCCGCGCTGAAACTGACGACTGCACGCTATTACACGCCCAGCGGCCGTTCAGTGCAGGAAGGCGGGATCGATCCGGATATCAGGGTGCCGCAATTGTCCGATCCCGACGCGGTGAAGCGCGAACAATATGCCCTGCGGGAAAGCGATCTGCGTGGCCACCTGGTCAACGAAATCGGCCTGGAGGACGAGGAGCTGGAAGGCGATACCAAGCCCGACCCGCGCTTCAGCGCCACGGCGGAGGAACTGGAGAAGCAGGGAATCGAGGATTTCCAGCTGGACTATGCGCTGAAGACCCTGCGCCATGCGCGCGGCGCCGCCGCCATGGCTGCCCGGAACTGA
- the fabI gene encoding enoyl-ACP reductase FabI, producing MGLLMEGKRGLIMGLANDKSLAWGIAKQLAEAGAELAFSYQGDALLKRVKPLAEQLGSDFLFECDVSDMEALDRAFDTLKARWETIDFVVHAIGFSDKSELRGRYVDTSLDNFLMTMNISAYSLVAVARRAAAMMPPKNEDGTGGGSILTLTYYGAEKVVPHYNVMGVAKAALETSVQYLANDLGPDGIRVNAISAGPIKTLAASGIGDFRYILKWNELNSPLRRNVTIEDVGGAGLYMLSDLSSGVTGEVHHVDAGYHLVGMKQEDAPDISLV from the coding sequence ATGGGTTTGCTGATGGAGGGCAAGCGGGGCCTGATCATGGGTCTCGCCAACGACAAGTCGCTGGCCTGGGGAATCGCCAAGCAACTGGCCGAAGCAGGAGCAGAGCTGGCCTTTTCCTATCAGGGCGACGCGCTGTTGAAGCGCGTGAAGCCGCTGGCGGAGCAGTTGGGGTCCGATTTTCTGTTCGAATGCGACGTCTCCGACATGGAGGCGCTGGACCGCGCGTTCGACACGCTCAAGGCGCGGTGGGAAACGATCGATTTCGTGGTCCATGCAATCGGCTTTTCGGACAAGAGCGAACTGCGCGGCCGATATGTCGATACCAGCCTCGACAATTTCCTCATGACAATGAACATTTCCGCCTATTCGCTGGTCGCCGTGGCCAGGCGTGCAGCGGCGATGATGCCGCCGAAGAACGAAGACGGCACGGGCGGCGGCTCGATCCTGACGCTGACCTATTACGGCGCGGAAAAGGTCGTGCCGCATTACAATGTGATGGGCGTGGCCAAGGCAGCGCTGGAAACCAGCGTGCAATATCTGGCCAATGATCTTGGCCCGGACGGCATCCGTGTGAACGCGATCAGCGCGGGGCCGATCAAGACGCTGGCCGCCAGCGGGATTGGCGATTTCCGCTATATCCTCAAATGGAACGAGCTGAATTCGCCGCTTCGCCGGAATGTCACGATCGAAGATGTCGGCGGGGCCGGGCTGTACATGCTGTCCGACCTGTCATCCGGCGTCACGGGTGAAGTCCATCACGTCGATGCGGGTTATCATCTTGTCGGCATGAAGCAGGAGGACGCGCCGGACATCTCGCTCGTATAA
- a CDS encoding YihY/virulence factor BrkB family protein, producing the protein MPAEVAHDLGLGPRSFQIMRRVVIGAWNDGFIHAGNLAYLAMLAIFPFFITGAAVFSVIGESAERMASINAVLSTLPPVVAEVIEPVARNVVKQRSGWFLWIGGLFGLWTVGSLMETIRDVLRRAYGTSATKAFWKYRLFSTAIIIGAVILLLISLIAQVMIGAAQQVIATWFPELSNVLNDLAWSRIVPAIGLFGSIYLLFYTLTPAEYRHHRYPKWPGALFVTIWWVLVTFSLPPLLTSVFSYNLTYGSLAGIMIALFFFWLVGLGLVMGAELNAALAETPEEEQDRAGHMDKNGRIERQA; encoded by the coding sequence TTGCCCGCGGAGGTCGCGCATGATCTGGGCCTTGGTCCGCGCAGCTTCCAGATCATGCGCCGCGTGGTGATCGGCGCCTGGAATGACGGGTTCATCCATGCCGGCAATCTTGCCTATCTGGCGATGCTGGCGATCTTCCCCTTCTTCATTACCGGAGCCGCCGTTTTTTCCGTGATCGGGGAAAGTGCCGAGCGGATGGCATCGATAAATGCCGTGCTGTCCACCCTGCCCCCGGTCGTGGCGGAGGTGATCGAACCGGTGGCCCGCAATGTGGTGAAACAGCGCAGCGGATGGTTCCTGTGGATCGGCGGATTGTTCGGCCTGTGGACCGTGGGCAGCCTGATGGAAACGATCCGCGACGTGCTGCGGCGCGCCTATGGCACCAGCGCGACAAAGGCATTCTGGAAATACCGGCTTTTTTCCACCGCCATCATCATCGGCGCCGTCATCCTGCTTTTGATCAGCCTGATCGCGCAGGTGATGATCGGCGCCGCGCAGCAAGTGATCGCCACGTGGTTTCCGGAACTCAGCAATGTGTTGAACGATCTGGCCTGGTCGCGAATCGTGCCGGCAATCGGGCTGTTCGGTTCGATCTATCTGCTGTTCTATACGCTGACGCCTGCCGAATATCGCCATCACCGCTATCCCAAATGGCCTGGCGCCCTGTTCGTCACCATCTGGTGGGTGCTCGTCACCTTCTCCCTGCCACCCCTGCTGACCAGCGTGTTTTCCTATAATCTTACCTACGGATCACTCGCCGGAATCATGATCGCGCTTTTCTTTTTCTGGCTCGTGGGACTAGGGTTGGTCATGGGTGCGGAACTCAACGCCGCGCTGGCCGAAACGCCTGAAGAAGAGCAGGACCGCGCGGGTCACATGGACAAGAATGGGCGCATAGAGCGCCAAGCGTAG
- the wecC gene encoding UDP-N-acetyl-D-mannosamine dehydrogenase, whose translation MRGQELPRVSVIGLGYIGLPTAAIIARAGMQVSGVDVSREVVDTINRGEIHIEEVDLDGLVHGVVQRGLLSASTEVSPADIFVIAVPTPFHKDGRHTPDISFVLESSRNVARVLKQGDTIILESTSPVGTTMQMRDMIARERPDLKMPGLCDGTPDVAIAYCPERVLPGRILEELTNNDRSIGGVTPRCARKALAFYKRFVRGTCVTTDAASAEMTKLVENAFRDVNIAFANELSIISDAMGLDVWEVIRLANRHPRVNILNPGPGVGGHCIAVDPWFIVNGAPEHTPLIRTARGVNDGKIHHVIARASAMVEADPTAKVACLGLAFKANIDDFRESPARLVAATLARRFGDRINIVEPYAAELPREFEGTGATAIDIDTALEECGILIVLVDHDVFRSVPLAERAGKTVYDTRGIWPDQPLPQIDFEPEALKKAG comes from the coding sequence ATGCGCGGGCAGGAACTTCCCAGGGTCAGTGTCATCGGGCTCGGCTATATCGGTCTTCCCACAGCGGCGATCATCGCCCGTGCGGGAATGCAGGTCAGCGGCGTCGATGTATCGCGGGAAGTGGTCGACACGATCAATCGCGGCGAAATCCATATCGAGGAAGTCGATCTGGACGGCCTCGTGCATGGTGTGGTCCAGCGCGGCCTGCTGTCTGCCTCCACCGAAGTCTCCCCTGCCGATATATTCGTGATCGCCGTGCCTACGCCTTTTCACAAGGACGGCCGGCATACGCCCGACATCTCCTTTGTGCTGGAATCATCAAGGAATGTGGCACGAGTATTGAAGCAGGGGGACACCATCATCCTCGAATCCACCTCGCCGGTGGGTACGACCATGCAGATGCGCGACATGATCGCGCGCGAACGCCCGGATCTGAAGATGCCGGGCCTTTGCGATGGAACGCCGGATGTGGCCATCGCCTATTGTCCGGAGCGGGTGCTGCCGGGCCGCATCCTGGAAGAACTGACCAATAATGACCGTTCGATCGGCGGCGTTACCCCGCGTTGCGCCCGCAAGGCGCTGGCCTTCTACAAGCGTTTCGTCCGGGGAACCTGCGTGACGACTGACGCGGCGAGCGCGGAAATGACCAAGCTGGTCGAAAACGCGTTTCGTGACGTGAATATCGCCTTCGCCAATGAACTTTCGATCATTTCGGACGCGATGGGGCTGGATGTGTGGGAAGTGATCCGCCTGGCCAACCGCCATCCGCGCGTGAACATCCTCAATCCTGGCCCCGGTGTTGGCGGGCACTGCATCGCGGTGGACCCATGGTTCATCGTCAATGGCGCGCCGGAACACACGCCGCTGATCCGCACGGCGCGCGGGGTGAATGACGGCAAGATCCATCACGTGATCGCCCGGGCCAGTGCCATGGTGGAAGCCGATCCGACGGCGAAGGTCGCCTGTCTCGGCCTGGCCTTCAAAGCCAATATCGATGATTTCCGCGAAAGCCCGGCGCGCCTTGTTGCCGCGACGCTGGCCCGTCGCTTCGGCGACCGGATCAATATCGTGGAACCCTATGCCGCGGAATTGCCGCGCGAATTCGAAGGCACCGGGGCCACGGCAATCGATATCGATACCGCATTGGAAGAATGCGGCATATTGATCGTGCTGGTGGATCACGATGTCTTCCGGTCCGTCCCTCTGGCGGAACGGGCCGGCAAGACTGTTTATGACACGCGCGGCATCTGGCCCGATCAGCCGCTGCCGCAGATCGATTTTGAACCGGAAGCGCTGAAAAAGGCGGGCTGA
- the pdxH gene encoding pyridoxamine 5'-phosphate oxidase produces MKPAQDAIPDSNPFELFEEWFALAKESEPNDPNAMALATATPGAAPSVRMVLLKGHGPDLGERGGFIFYTNAQSRKGGEILANPQAALLFHWKSLRRQIRIEGPLEEVNGQMADDYFHSRHPDSQLGSAASDQSRPLDSRETYLHRVEELRAEYEGREIPRPPHWTGFLLTPTRIEFWHDRAHRLHERRQFNWSGSGWSSMLLYP; encoded by the coding sequence ATGAAACCAGCGCAAGATGCCATTCCGGATAGTAATCCATTCGAACTGTTCGAGGAGTGGTTTGCTCTCGCCAAGGAGAGCGAGCCGAACGATCCGAATGCCATGGCATTGGCCACGGCCACGCCGGGCGCCGCCCCTTCGGTTCGCATGGTTCTTCTGAAAGGGCACGGGCCGGATCTTGGAGAGCGCGGCGGTTTCATATTCTATACGAATGCGCAGAGCCGCAAGGGCGGAGAAATTCTTGCCAACCCGCAGGCGGCCTTGCTGTTTCACTGGAAGTCCTTGCGGCGGCAGATTCGCATTGAAGGCCCGCTGGAAGAGGTGAACGGGCAGATGGCGGATGATTATTTCCATTCCCGCCATCCCGATTCGCAACTTGGTTCCGCAGCCAGTGACCAGTCGCGGCCGCTGGATTCGCGTGAAACCTATCTCCACCGGGTGGAGGAATTGCGCGCTGAATATGAAGGCCGCGAAATCCCCCGCCCACCGCACTGGACGGGCTTCCTGCTCACCCCCACGCGGATCGAATTCTGGCACGATCGTGCGCATCGCCTGCATGAACGGCGGCAGTTCAACTGGTCCGGTTCTGGCTGGAGCAGCATGCTGCTTTATCCATGA
- a CDS encoding PhzF family phenazine biosynthesis protein: MSAASLPYWHVDAFASRPFTGNQAAVMPLDQWFPDETLLAIAEENNFAETAFLLRDDSGQADWELRWFTPTGEIRLCGHATLASGHVLLARDGRERVTFRTRKAGILEVRRIENGYELALPAIPVEQGAWDQAVHLLGRKPRGVWRNPDRYNVFLYGDEDEIRALNPDLRGLGQLGDDAFICTAPGRDSDVVSRVFVPGAGVDEDSVTGSAHAVLTPFWAERLGRDRFTAHQASARGGDLICRLDGNRAWLGGDCVTVVEGRFFLQG, translated from the coding sequence ATGAGCGCCGCCTCTCTGCCATACTGGCATGTGGATGCCTTTGCATCGCGGCCCTTCACTGGAAACCAGGCGGCGGTGATGCCGCTCGATCAATGGTTCCCGGATGAAACCCTTCTCGCGATTGCGGAAGAGAATAACTTCGCGGAAACGGCCTTCCTCCTGCGTGATGACAGCGGGCAGGCGGACTGGGAGTTGCGCTGGTTCACGCCGACCGGGGAAATTCGCCTTTGCGGCCATGCGACTCTGGCCAGCGGGCATGTGCTGCTGGCCCGCGACGGGAGAGAGCGAGTTACCTTCCGCACGCGCAAGGCGGGCATTCTGGAAGTGCGGCGGATTGAAAACGGCTATGAACTGGCGTTGCCTGCCATCCCGGTCGAACAGGGCGCATGGGATCAGGCCGTTCACTTGCTGGGCCGGAAACCGCGCGGGGTCTGGCGCAATCCCGACCGCTATAATGTCTTCCTGTATGGCGACGAGGACGAAATTCGCGCCCTGAACCCCGATTTGCGCGGCCTTGGCCAGCTGGGGGACGATGCCTTCATCTGCACGGCGCCGGGGCGCGATAGCGATGTGGTGAGCCGCGTTTTCGTGCCGGGCGCCGGGGTGGATGAAGACAGTGTGACCGGATCGGCCCATGCCGTGCTGACGCCTTTCTGGGCGGAAAGGCTCGGGCGCGATCGGTTTACCGCGCATCAGGCCTCGGCGCGTGGCGGCGATCTGATCTGCCGCCTCGATGGCAATCGCGCCTGGCTCGGCGGCGATTGCGTTACCGTGGTAGAAGGGCGCTTCTTCCTTCAGGGATAG
- a CDS encoding cation diffusion facilitator family transporter translates to MSANHAWLTRSAAFASISMALFLAALKLWAVWRTSSTAMLGSLADSSLDLIASIATLLGVWIAAQPADEKHRFGHGKAEALAAMFQVFLIVLSAGAIAFRAVLRLIEGGRTEAAGDGIAVSLVAIAATFLLLAWQRYVIHRTGSLAIRTDNVHYQSDLLLNLAVILALVLDQYLGLTGADPIFGLAIAAWLLWGAWRASIDGVDSLMDREWPEEKRQAFVERVARHQVLSKLHDLRTRTSGAQDFVQFHVDMPASMSVGEAHEVLEEVERDLLEAFPGIELLIHIDPAGHVDEPGNDLVEQDEFARLKEGS, encoded by the coding sequence ATGAGCGCGAATCATGCCTGGCTGACGCGGAGCGCGGCCTTCGCCTCCATTTCCATGGCGCTGTTCCTGGCTGCGCTGAAATTGTGGGCGGTCTGGCGCACCTCTTCCACGGCGATGCTGGGCAGTCTGGCGGATTCCTCGCTCGATCTCATTGCCAGCATCGCGACATTGCTGGGCGTATGGATCGCGGCGCAGCCCGCGGATGAGAAACATCGCTTCGGCCATGGCAAGGCGGAAGCGCTGGCGGCGATGTTCCAGGTCTTCCTTATCGTATTGTCGGCCGGGGCAATCGCCTTTCGCGCCGTCCTGCGCCTGATCGAAGGTGGCCGGACGGAAGCGGCGGGCGATGGGATTGCCGTTTCGCTGGTGGCGATTGCCGCGACCTTCCTGTTGCTGGCCTGGCAGCGTTACGTCATCCACCGGACCGGGTCGTTGGCGATCCGCACCGACAATGTGCATTACCAGTCGGACCTGCTGCTTAACCTGGCAGTGATCCTGGCGTTGGTGCTGGACCAGTATCTCGGTTTAACGGGGGCGGACCCGATCTTCGGTCTGGCTATCGCCGCCTGGCTGCTCTGGGGCGCATGGCGTGCGTCCATCGATGGGGTGGATTCGCTGATGGACCGGGAATGGCCGGAAGAAAAACGCCAGGCTTTCGTGGAACGGGTGGCCCGCCATCAGGTGCTCAGCAAGCTGCACGATCTCCGCACGCGAACCAGCGGGGCGCAGGATTTCGTGCAATTTCATGTCGATATGCCCGCATCGATGAGCGTGGGGGAGGCGCATGAAGTGCTGGAAGAGGTCGAGCGCGACTTGCTGGAGGCCTTCCCCGGAATCGAATTGCTGATCCATATCGATCCGGCCGGCCATGTGGATGAACCGGGCAACGATCTGGTGGAACAGGATGAATTCGCCCGGTTGAAGGAGGGATCATGA
- a CDS encoding DnaJ C-terminal domain-containing protein: protein MADPYATLGVSRGASEKDIKSAYRKLAKELHPDRNKDNPQAAERFSDATKAYDLLSDKDKRARFDRGEIDAEGNPTMPFGNAGFGGGGGYRSAGGQSRSYSARDFEGFGGDDIDLGDIFEGLFGGRAGPAGGAQRGGAGFGRRTQAPPQKGANRPYRLQVPFADAAALKPQRITLADGKTIDLKLPAGLEDGTQMRLKGKGDPGPGGNGDALITLQIETHSFYTRDGDDIRMELPVTLDEAVNGAKVKVPTVDGPVMMTISPGSGSGKVLRLKGKGFSRKDGNRGDQLVTLEIQLPDDLTELAGRLEGWKDDTNVRSRLGV, encoded by the coding sequence ATGGCCGATCCCTATGCAACCCTGGGTGTCTCTCGTGGCGCGAGCGAGAAGGACATCAAGTCCGCCTATCGCAAGCTTGCCAAGGAGCTGCACCCCGACCGCAATAAAGACAATCCGCAAGCTGCCGAGCGTTTCAGCGATGCCACCAAGGCGTATGATCTGCTGTCCGACAAGGACAAGCGGGCCAGGTTCGATCGCGGTGAAATAGACGCGGAAGGCAATCCGACCATGCCCTTCGGCAATGCCGGTTTCGGCGGCGGTGGCGGTTACCGATCTGCCGGGGGCCAATCGCGCAGCTATTCCGCGCGCGATTTCGAAGGCTTTGGCGGGGATGACATCGATCTTGGCGATATCTTCGAAGGGCTGTTCGGCGGGCGCGCCGGCCCGGCTGGCGGTGCGCAGCGCGGTGGCGCCGGTTTCGGCCGCCGTACCCAGGCCCCACCCCAGAAGGGGGCCAACCGCCCCTATCGCCTGCAGGTTCCCTTTGCCGATGCCGCTGCGCTCAAACCGCAGCGAATCACCCTGGCGGATGGCAAGACGATCGACCTGAAACTGCCCGCCGGCCTGGAAGACGGCACGCAGATGCGGCTGAAGGGCAAGGGCGATCCCGGCCCCGGCGGCAATGGCGATGCGCTGATCACGCTGCAGATCGAAACGCATTCCTTCTATACGCGCGATGGCGACGATATACGGATGGAACTGCCCGTTACGCTGGACGAGGCGGTGAATGGCGCCAAGGTGAAAGTGCCGACAGTGGACGGGCCGGTGATGATGACAATCTCCCCTGGCTCGGGCTCCGGCAAGGTGCTGCGTCTCAAGGGCAAGGGATTTTCCCGCAAGGACGGCAATCGCGGGGATCAGCTGGTGACGCTGGAAATCCAGCTGCCGGATGACCTTACCGAACTGGCCGGACGGCTGGAGGGCTGGAAGGACGATACCAATGTCAGGAGCCGCCTCGGCGTCTGA
- the wecB gene encoding non-hydrolyzing UDP-N-acetylglucosamine 2-epimerase: MTAPARILTIFGTRPEAIKLFPLVHALAGDSRFASRVCVSGQHRGMLDQVLEISGVVPDHDLDLMQPDQTLDALTARLLTGLGAVMDAERPDWVVVQGDTATAMAGAMAAYYRKIRVAHVEAGLRSGNIYHPWPEEVNRKVIGSIAALHCAPTETAAAALKRENVDPAAIHVTGNTVIDALHWITRRIESEPVLAANLAELESRFAGKRIIGVTSHRRENFGEGMQAIADAIRRLAARPDIAVIFPVHLNPNVRAVMNDALAGLDNVALIEPLDYPHFARLLGISTLMLTDSGGVQEEAPALGKPVLVMRETTERPEGVAAGTAKLVGTDADRIVAEAGCLLDDDAAYSAMARAHNPFGDGKSAARIVDLLVG, from the coding sequence ATGACAGCACCTGCACGCATCCTGACGATATTCGGGACCCGGCCCGAAGCGATCAAGCTCTTCCCGCTGGTTCATGCGCTGGCGGGTGATTCCCGATTCGCCAGCCGGGTTTGCGTGTCCGGCCAGCATCGTGGGATGCTGGACCAGGTGCTGGAGATTTCCGGCGTGGTTCCAGACCACGATCTGGACCTGATGCAGCCTGACCAGACACTGGATGCGCTGACTGCCCGCTTGCTGACGGGGCTGGGCGCGGTGATGGATGCGGAACGGCCCGATTGGGTCGTGGTGCAGGGCGATACGGCAACGGCGATGGCCGGGGCCATGGCCGCTTATTACCGCAAGATCCGCGTCGCCCATGTCGAAGCGGGGCTGCGCAGCGGCAATATCTACCACCCCTGGCCGGAAGAGGTGAACCGCAAGGTCATCGGATCAATCGCGGCGCTGCATTGCGCACCGACGGAAACGGCCGCTGCGGCGCTGAAACGCGAAAATGTCGATCCGGCCGCCATCCATGTGACGGGCAACACGGTCATCGACGCGCTACACTGGATCACCCGCAGGATCGAATCGGAGCCTGTGCTCGCTGCCAATCTGGCCGAGCTTGAAAGCCGCTTTGCCGGAAAGCGAATCATCGGCGTTACCAGCCACAGGCGGGAAAATTTCGGGGAAGGGATGCAGGCCATTGCTGACGCAATCCGCCGGCTGGCCGCCCGGCCCGATATTGCCGTGATCTTCCCCGTCCATCTCAACCCCAATGTCCGTGCGGTGATGAACGATGCGCTGGCCGGGCTGGACAATGTCGCCCTGATCGAACCGCTGGATTATCCGCATTTCGCGCGGCTGCTGGGCATCTCAACCCTGATGCTGACCGATAGCGGCGGTGTGCAGGAAGAAGCGCCGGCACTGGGCAAGCCGGTGCTGGTCATGCGTGAAACCACGGAACGGCCGGAAGGCGTGGCAGCAGGCACGGCGAAACTGGTCGGCACCGATGCCGATCGCATCGTCGCGGAAGCGGGCTGCCTGTTGGATGACGATGCGGCCTATTCCGCCATGGCCCGGGCGCACAATCCCTTTGGCGATGGAAAGAGCGCGGCGCGCATCGTGGACCTGCTCGTCGGCTGA
- a CDS encoding disulfide bond formation protein B: MTNLDSLKLARWLALGIPAALLAGAYISEYVFGLYPCEMCWWQRYPHFAAIGLALLSFFAPPRGFWLALAATAIMVSGFVGVFHAGVEYGWWEGITSCSRVASLDGGDPLAAIMDAPLVRCDEVQWSLLGISLAGWNALISVTSGLAIFRLLGLDRKG, encoded by the coding sequence ATGACAAACCTCGATTCGCTGAAGCTGGCGCGCTGGCTTGCGCTGGGCATTCCGGCCGCCTTGCTGGCCGGGGCTTACATTTCCGAATATGTTTTCGGACTCTATCCCTGTGAAATGTGCTGGTGGCAGCGTTACCCGCATTTCGCCGCGATCGGCCTGGCCTTGCTCTCCTTCTTCGCCCCGCCGCGCGGGTTCTGGCTGGCGCTGGCGGCAACCGCCATCATGGTTTCCGGTTTTGTCGGCGTGTTCCATGCCGGGGTCGAATATGGCTGGTGGGAAGGGATCACCAGCTGTTCGCGCGTGGCCAGCCTGGATGGCGGCGATCCGCTGGCGGCGATCATGGATGCGCCCCTGGTCCGCTGCGACGAAGTGCAATGGAGCCTGCTGGGCATTTCCCTGGCAGGATGGAATGCGCTCATCTCCGTAACTTCCGGACTGGCGATCTTCCGCCTTTTGGGTCTAGACAGGAAGGGATGA